In Daucus carota subsp. sativus chromosome 4, DH1 v3.0, whole genome shotgun sequence, one DNA window encodes the following:
- the LOC108218886 gene encoding pentatricopeptide repeat-containing protein At4g01570, which yields MCSICNKKLAITSAYLFFRRNIGTTTTSTKLGSFLIIASIAKALSGTGGIRNLDGDSIPLSESLVLQVLRRNSIDISKKLSFFQWCSLRPDYKHSAKTYSQIFRSVCLHCHKNQQQQLLEDILNLLGFMKQDGVVLDSATYKLLLDAFIRCGKFSSALKILDYYESDLEMKTTADHLNLDIYNSVLVALVRNDQLDLALTIFFKLFDASNVSSTDNGQRNNNNHNVFPSAFACNELFVALRKAEMKEKFRGIFDKLREKHNCLLDTWGYNICIHAFGCWGDLAMSLRLFKEMKEKSVGSSGFYGPDLCTYNSLLHVLCSSGKVKDALLVWEELKGSGHEPDAFSYRILIQGCSKSYLIDDATKILNEMQYNGFRPDTVVYNSLLDGFLKARKLAEACHLYEKMIDEGVRASCWTHNILIDGLFKNGRGEAAYTLFSDLKKKGQFVDGITYSIVIMHVSREGLIEDALDLVKEMQIRGFPVDLVTLTSLLISLYKHDRWDWTDRLMKHVRGGNLMPAVLKWNANMEASVKGPQSREKDYTPIFPSTGEFSDILQFLSSSSGVIGMNLAKEGVGQNDKGTSKIDVDPWSSSPYMDLLAEQVDSKEHLSSLFFLSRAKRIEEKGIDSFDIDMVNTYLSIFLAKGKLSLACKLFEIFRDMGVNPVSYTYNSLLSSFVKKGYFNEAWGVLQEMDEKDCHSDIATYNMIIQGLGKLGRADLASAVLEKLMKQGGYLDIVMYNTLINALGKAGRIDDANKLFEQMKVSGINPDVVTYNTLIEVHSKAGRLKDAYKCLKMMLDAGCPPNHVTDTTLDYLEREIEKVRYQKASMRRSDEGDLS from the coding sequence ATGTGTTCTATCTGCAACAAGAAGCTAGCTATAACTTCTGCTTATCTTTTCTTCAGGAGAAATATTGGCACGACGACAACTTCAACTAAACTTGGGAGCTTCCTTATAATTGCGTCTATTGCTAAGGCACTATCTGGGACAGGAGGAATACGTAACCTAGATGGGGACTCGATTCCCCTTTCTGAAAGTCTTGTACTCCAAGTTCTCCGACGGAACTCCATTGACATATCAAAGAAGTTGAGTTTCTTTCAGTGGTGCTCTCTCAGGCCTGATTACAAGCACTCTGCGAAGACATACTCTCAAATATTTCGAAGTGTCTGTCTTCACTGCCACAAAAATCAGCAGCAGCAACTCCTTGAGGACATCCTCAACCTGCTTGGCTTTATGAAGCAAGATGGTGTTGTTCTTGATTCTGCAACTTATAAACTGCTCCTTGATGCCTTCATCCGATGTGGGAAGTTCAGTTCTGCACTAAAAATCTTGGATTATTATGAAAGTGATCTTGAAATGAAGACAACTGCCGACCACTTAAACCTTGACATATATAACTCTGTCCTTGTTGCACTTGTTCGAAATGATCAGCTAGATCTTGCCTTAACTATATTTTTCAAGCTTTTCGATGCATCAAACGTTAGTAGTACTGACAACGGTCAGAGAAATAACAACAATCATAATGTATTTCCCAGTGCTTTTGCTTGTAACGAGCTGTTTGTGGCTCTTCGGAAAGCAGAGATGAAGGAAAAATTTAGaggaatttttgataaattgagAGAGAAGCATAACTGTTTGTTGGACACATGGGGCTACAATATATGTATTCATGCCTTTGGGTGTTGGGGTGATCTGGCTATGTCCCTGAGACTCTTCAAAGAGATGAAGGAAAAGAGCGTTGGCTCCAGCGGTTTCTATGGTCCTGACTTGTGCACGTATAACAGCCTTCTTCATGTGCTCTGCTCTAGTGGGAAAGTGAAGGATGCACTCCTTGTCTGGGAAGAACTGAAGGGATCTGGTCATGAGCCTGATGCCTTCAGTTATCGCATTCTTATTCAGGGATGCTCCAAGTCTTACCTGATAGATGATGCAACAAAGATATTAAATGAGATGCAATACAATGGCTTCCGTCCAGATACTGTTGTTTACAACTCCCTTCTAGATGGGTTTCTCAAGGCAAGGAAACTTGCCGAAGCATGCCATCTGTATGAGAAGATGATTGACGAGGGGGTGAGAGCCTCATGTTGGACGCACAACATCCTAATTGACGGGCTATTTAAAAATGGAAGGGGTGAAGCTGCTTACACTCTGTTCTCTGATTTAAAAAAGAAAGGTCAGTTTGTGGATGGGATTACGTACAGCATTGTCATAATGCATGTTTCAAGGGAAGGTCTGATTGAGGACGCGTTGGATTTAGTAAAGGAGATGCAAATTAGGGGATTCCCGGTGGATTTGGTTACTCTAACATCACTCTTAATTTCGCTTTATAAGCATGACCGGTGGGATTGGACTGATAGGCTTATGAAGCATGTTAGGGGCGGCAATTTAATGCCAGCCGTTCTCAAGTGGAATGCCAATATGGAAGCATCAGTAAAAGGTCCACAAAGCAGAGAAAAGGATTATACACCAATCTTTCCTTCCACAGGTGAATTTTCAGATATATTACAATTTCTTAGTTCCTCTAGCGGAGTGATTGGTATGAATCTTGCCAAAGAAGGAGTTGGTCAAAACGACAAGGGAacttccaagattgatgttgacCCATGGTCTTCATCACCATATATGGATCTGTTAGCtgaacaagttgattctaaagaGCATTTATCTTCACTTTTTTTCTTGTCCCGAGCAAAACGAATTGAAGAGAAAGGCATTGATTCATTTGATATTGACATGGTCAATACATATTTGTCTATTTTTTTGGCCAAGGGAAAGCTAAGTTTGGCCTGCAAGTTATTTGAGATTTTCCGTGATATGGGTGTTAATCCTGTGAGTTACACTTACAATTCCCTTTTGAGTTCCTTTGTAAAGAAGGGTTATTTCAATGAAGCGTGGGGCGTTCTTCAAGAAATGGATGAAAAAGATTGCCATTCGGACATAGCAACATACAACATGATCATTCAAGGGCTTGGTAAGTTGGGAAGGGCAGATCTTGCCAGTGCTGTTCTAGAAAAGCTAATGAAGCAGGGCGGTTATCTTGACATCGTGATGTATAATACTCTGATTAATGCCCTAGGGAAGGCTGGTCGAATTGATGATGCAAACAAGCTTTTTGAACAAATGAAAGTTAGCGGAATAAACCCTGACGTTGTTACATATAATACCCTTATTGAGGTCCATAGCAAGGCAGGCAGATTAAAGGATGCATACAAGTGCTTAAAGATGATGCTGGATGCAGGTTGTCCTCCTAATCACGTCACAGATACAACTCTGGACTATCTAGAGAGGGAGATTGAGAAAGTGAGATACCAAAAGGCATCAATGAGACGATCTGATGAAGGAGATTTATCTTGA